The proteins below are encoded in one region of Candidatus Diapherotrites archaeon:
- a CDS encoding DDE-type integrase/transposase/recombinase, which translates to MFRWKTRLDAIIHKCSNDNCPYRLNALKQLNPAEATLQKLKSSQFKICYTYNEYLFQAKDLVVASPLKPTVDIRKIYNSPNVLGLILSFFVSFALSARKTAYIMRVVFNVTVSRQTVLNYAEAAAYHCHQFNMKFKGPVDNESAGDETYIKILGQWAYIFLFISSKNHSIAAYHVADNRETLPATIAMNEAIRTADPNQKLTLITDGNPAYVAGALFLNEKRDQDHQITLKQVIGLQNLDQISAEFRPFKQLIERLNRTIKYHTRPASGFKSFNGAVALVTLIVTHYNFLRPHMALNYKVPIEIPELKPISTIQGSWAKILAMSA; encoded by the coding sequence TTGTTTCGCTGGAAGACCCGCCTCGACGCCATTATTCACAAATGCAGCAATGACAATTGTCCATACCGTCTTAACGCGCTCAAGCAACTCAACCCCGCGGAAGCGACCTTACAAAAACTAAAATCTTCCCAATTCAAGATCTGCTACACCTACAACGAATATCTGTTCCAGGCCAAGGATCTCGTCGTCGCCTCACCGCTCAAGCCCACCGTCGATATTCGTAAAATATATAACTCCCCCAATGTCCTTGGTCTGATCCTGTCGTTCTTTGTCTCATTCGCCTTAAGCGCCCGTAAAACCGCCTACATCATGCGCGTCGTCTTCAATGTCACCGTCTCCCGTCAGACCGTCCTGAATTACGCCGAAGCCGCCGCGTACCATTGCCACCAGTTCAACATGAAGTTCAAAGGGCCCGTCGACAACGAATCCGCCGGCGATGAAACCTATATCAAAATCCTCGGACAATGGGCGTACATCTTCCTGTTCATCTCATCCAAGAATCACTCGATTGCGGCCTACCACGTCGCGGACAACCGCGAAACTCTCCCCGCTACCATTGCCATGAACGAAGCCATCCGCACTGCCGATCCCAACCAGAAGCTCACGCTCATCACTGACGGCAACCCAGCCTACGTCGCAGGAGCCTTGTTCCTCAACGAGAAACGCGACCAAGATCATCAAATCACACTGAAACAAGTCATCGGACTCCAAAACCTCGACCAAATATCGGCAGAATTCAGACCGTTCAAACAGCTCATTGAACGTCTCAACCGAACCATCAAATACCATACCCGGCCCGCTTCCGGATTCAAATCCTTCAACGGTGCCGTCGCGCTCGTCACCCTCATCGTGACGCATTACAACTTCCTGCGACCCCACATGGCGCTCAATTACAAAGTCCCCATCGAAATCCCCGAACTCAAGCCCATCTCGACCATCCAAGGAAGCTGGGCCAAAATCCTCGCCATGTCTGCCTGA